Proteins from one Lonchura striata isolate bLonStr1 chromosome 6, bLonStr1.mat, whole genome shotgun sequence genomic window:
- the CLP1 gene encoding polyribonucleotide 5'-hydroxyl-kinase Clp1, producing the protein MADDGGEEKKQVAKFELERETELRFEVEAGQTVQLELLTGMAEVFGTELTRNKKFTFDAGAKVAVFTWHGCTVQLSGRTEVAYVSRDTPMLLYLNTHTALEQMRRQAEREDERGPRVMVVGPTDVGKTTVCRLLLNYAVRLGRRPTFVELDVGQGSVSIPGTMGALYIERPADVEEGFSLQAPLVYHFGSTTPGTNIKLYNKITSCLADVFNQRCEVNRRASVSGCVINTCGWVKSSGYQALVHAASAFEVDVVVVLDQERLYNELKRDLPHFVRTVLLPKSGGVVERSKDFRRECRDERIREYFYGFRGCFYPHAFDVKFSDVKIYKVGAPTIPDSCLPLGMSQEDNQLKLVPVTPGRDMVHHLLSVSTADSPDDNISETSVAGFIVVTGVDLERQVFTVLSPAPRPLPKNFLLIMDIRFMDLK; encoded by the exons ATGGCGGACGATGGCGGCGAGGAGAAGAAGCAGGTGGCCAAGTTCGAGCTGGAGCGGGAGACGGAGCTGCGGTTCGAGGTGGAGGCGGGGCAGACggtgcagctggagctgctgaccGGCATGGCCGAGGTGTTCGGCACCGAGCTCACCCGCAACAAGAAGTTCACGTTCGACGCGGGCGCCAAGGTGGCCGTGTTCACGTGGCACGGCTGCACCGTGCAGCTCAGCGGCCGCACCGAGGTGGCCTACGTGTCGCGGGATACGCCGATGCTGCTGTACCTGAACACGCACACGGCGCTGGAGCAGATGCGGCGCCAGGCCGAGCGGGAGGACGAGCGCGGGCCCCGCGTCATGGTGGTGGGGCCCACCGACGTGGGCAAGACCACCGTGTGCCGCCTGCTGCTCAACTATGCCGTGCGCCTGGGCCGCCGGCCCACCTTCGTGGAGCTGGACGTGGGGCAGGGCTCGGTGTCCATCCCCGGCACCATGGGCGCGCTGTACATCGAGCGCCCGGCCGACGTGGAGGAGGGCTTCTCCCTGCAGGCCCCGCTCGTCTACCACTTCGGCTCCACCACGCCCGGCACCAACATCAAGCTCTACAACAAG ATCACGTCGTGCCTGGCCGACGTCTTCAACCAGCGCTGCGAGGTGAACCGGCGGGCGTCGGTGAGCGGCTGTGTCATCAACACCTGCGGCTGGGTCAAGAGCTCGGGCTACCAGGCGCTGGTGCACGCCGCCTCCGCCTTCGAGGTGGACGTGGTGGTGGTGCTGGACCAGGAGCGCCTCTACAACGAGCTCAAGCGGGACCTGCCCCACTTTGTGCGCACCGTGCTGCTGCCCAAGTCCGGCGGCGTGGTGGAGCGCTCCAAGGACTTCCGCCGGGAATGCCGGGACGAGCGCATCCGCGAGTACTTCTACGGTTTCCGCGGCTGCTTCTACCCGCACGCCTTCGACGTCAAGTTCTCCGACGTCAAGATCTACAAGGTGGGCGCGCCCACCATCCCGGACTCGTGCCTGCCGCTGGGAATGTCGCAGGAGGACAACCAGCTGAAGCTGGTGCCGGTGACGCCGGGGAGGGACATGGTGCACCACCTGCTGAGCGTCAGCACCGCCGACAGCCCCGACGACAACATCTCCGAGACCAGCGTGGCCGGCTTCATCGTGGTCACCGGTGTGGACCTGGAGCGCCAGGTCTTCACCGTGCTGTCCCCGGCTCCGCGCCCCCTCCCCAAGAACTTCCTGCTCATCATGGACATTCGCTTCATGGACCTCAAGTAG
- the YPEL4 gene encoding protein yippee-like 4 — CAVPPGALPPAMPPPARRRLPAAARLPPRTFRSYLPRSHRTYSCVHCRAHLARHEELISKSFQGSHGRAYLFNSVVNVGCGPAEQRLLLTGLHSVADIFCQSCKTTLGWKYEQAFESSQKYKEGKFIIEMSHMVKENGWD; from the exons TGCGCGGTGCCCCCCGGGGCGCTGCCCCCGGCCatgccgcccccggcccgccgccgcctgcccgccgccgcccgcctgCCGCCGCGCACCTTCCGCAGCTACCTGCCGCGCTCGCACCGCACCTACAGCTGCGTGCACTGCCGGGCGCACCTGGCCCGCCACGAGGAGCTCATCTCCAAG tccttccagggcagccacggCCGTGCCTACCTGTTCAACTCCGT GGTGAACGTGGGCTGCGGCCCGGCCGAGCAGCGCCTGCTGCTGACGGGGCTGCACTCGGTGGCCGACATCTTCTGCCAGAGCTGCAAGACCACCCTGGGCTGGAAATAC GAACAGGCGTTCGAGAGCAGCCAGAAGTACAAGGAGGGGAAGTTCATCATCGAGATGTCGCACATGGTGAAGGAGAACGGCTGGGACTGA
- the SERPING1 gene encoding plasma protease C1 inhibitor, with amino-acid sequence MPTKTLWLPLAWLVATATVTVTPVLTLEASPSWMTLLRESPTPPVPPVLPARTPAPLQDVGTTVLPVPTPSTHPEGLPGWGATDAPSPTAPEGALEELDTSANGTTAVPTPGTSVPPCPGDEEPTDTCGEPTGEQRAAVAEALVTFALRFYQRMAETAQPDANLLFSPINVAVGLSHLLLGARGETQERLAALLAYPQGLRCVHGALQQLASAPGLFSAAQIFHHPELQLRPRFLNDSLRFYGARPYALSGNESLDLQRINAWVREASNGLLPSLLSTLPPEPSLLLLSAVHLRAAWRTPLDRKKTVLLPFLRPGHRPRKVPTMTSAKYPVASFTDPRLQVQVGRLELNGGLSLVVLMPRGPLEPLETLERALDPATFLALLRRAARTPPRATALSLPRLRLDLALDVVTLVHDMDFGLFLDAELCGLARGPAAVDTARHRAVLALDEAGVEAAAAMATSVARSALVLEALRPFLFVLWHNTGDFPVFMGRLSDP; translated from the exons ATGCCCACCAAGACACTCTGGCTGCCTCTGGCATGGCTAGTAGCCACAGCCACGGTCACTGTCACCCCG gtgctcACTCTGGAGGCCTCTCCCAGCTGGATGACACTGCTCAGAGAGTCACCAACACCGCCTGTGCCCCCTGTGCTCCCCGCTCGTACCCCAGCTCCCTTGCAGGACGTGGGGACCACCGTGCTGCCCGTGCCCACCCCCAGCACTCACCCTGAGGGGCTGCCTGGCTGGGGTGCCACAgatgcccccagccccacagcgcCGGAGGGGGCACTGGAGGAGCTGGACACCTCAGCCAACGGGACCACGGCAGTGCCCACACCTGGCACCAGCGTCCCGCCGTGCCCTGGGGATGAGGAGCCGACCGACACCTGCGGGGAGCCCACGGGGGAGCAGCGGGCTGCCGTGGCCGAGGCTCTGGTCACCTTTGCCCTCCGCTTCTACCAGCGCATGGCAGAGACTGCCCAGCCCGACGCCAACCTGCTCTTCTCCCCCATCAACGTCGCCGTGGGGCTCTCGCACCTGCTGCTGG GCGCCCGCGGAGAAACCCAGGAGCGTCTGGCCGCCCTCCTGGCGTACCCGCAGGGGCTTCGCTGTGTGCACGgcgccctgcagcagctggccaGCGCGCCAGGCCTCTTCTCGGCCGCCCAGATCTTCCACCACCCAG AACTGCAGCTCCGGCCCCGCTTCCTCAACGACTCCCTGCGCTTCTACGGCGCCCGCCCGTACGCCCTGAGCGGCAACGAGAGCCTGGACCTGCAGCGCATCAACGCCTGGGTGCGGGAGGCCAGCAATGGGCTGCTGCCCTCGCTGCTGTCCACGCTGCCCCCCgagcccagcctgctgctgctcagcgcCGTCCACCTGCGCG CCGCCTGGCGGACGCCGCTGGACCGCAAGAAGACCgtgctgctgcccttcctgcGGCCCGGGCACCGCCCCCGCAAGGTGCCCACCATGACCAGCGCCAAGTACCCGGTGGCCTCCTTCACTGACCCCCGCCTGCAGGTCCAG GTGGGGCGGCTAGAGCTGAATGGGGGGCTGAGCCTCGTGGTGCTGATGCCGCGGGGGCCCCTGGAGCCTCTGGAGACCCTGGAGCGGGCGCTGGACCCCGCGACCTTCCTGGCGCTGCTGCGGAGGGCGGCCCGCACCCCACCCCGGGCCACCgcgctgtccctgccccgccTGCGCCTCGACCTCGCCCTGGACGTGGTGACTCTGGTCCACGACATGG ACTTCGGGCTGTTCCTGGACGCGGAGCTGTGCGGGCTggcgcggggcccggccgcGGTGGACACGGCGCGGCACCGGGCGGTGCTGGCGCTGGACGAGGCCGGCGtggaggcggcggcggccatGGCCACCTCGGTGGCGCGCTCGGCACTGGTGCTGGAGGCCCTGCGCCCCTTCCTCTTCGTCCTCTGGCACAACACCGGCGACTTCCCCGTCTTCATGGGCCGCCTCAGCGACCCCTAG
- the ZDHHC5 gene encoding palmitoyltransferase ZDHHC5, with product MPAASGKRFKPSKYVPVSAAAIFLVGATTLFFAFTCPGLSLYVSPIIPAYNAVVFLFVLANFSMATFMDPGIFPRAEEDEDKEDDFRAPLYKTVEIKGIQVRMKWCATCRFYRPPRCSHCSVCDNCVEEFDHHCPWVNNCIGRRNYRYFFLFLLSLTTHIMGVFGFGLLYVLYQVEELSGVRMAVTMVVMCVAGLFFIPVAGLTGFHVVLVARGRTTNEQVTGKFRGGVNPFTNGCCKNVSRVLCSSPAPRYLGRPKAEQTVLVRPPFLRPEVSDGQITVKIMDNGIQTELKRTKSKGSLEVTESQSADAEPPPPPKPDLSRYTGLRTHLTLATTEDSGLLSKDSPPTPTMYKYRPGYSSSSSSAALPHSTSAKLSRVNSLKEPNSICDSGHKPSYRSEPSLEPESFRSPTFGKSFHFDPLSSGSRSSSLKSAQGTGFETGHLQSIRSEGTTSTSYKSLVNQTRNGSLSYDSLLTPSDSPDFESVQAGPEPEPPVGYTSPFLSARIAQQRETDLHGRFASAASPKHAAPREPSPVRYDNLSRHIVASIQEREKLLQQPPAPGREEDVGLADSGIQSTPGSSNAPRTSSSSDDSKRSPLGKNPLTRPALPRFGKPEPPPALRVRSLGSPDQPAAPHLGKSVSYSSQKTASQAGGPETEEVALQPLLAPKDEVQMRTAYSKSNGQPKSLGSAPPGPGPVPLSSPTRGGVKKVSGVGGTTYEISV from the exons ATGCCAGCAGCCTCTGGAAAGAGATTCAAACCCAGCAAATACGTCCCGGTCTCCGCTGCTGCCATCTTCCTAGTGGGAGCCACCACCCTCTTCTTCGCCTTCAC GTGCCCGGGGCTCAGTCTCTACGTGTCCCCCATCATCCCTGCCTACAATGCCGTCGTCTTCCTCTTTGTACTGGCCAACTTCAGCATGGCCACCTTCATGGACCCAGGCATATTCCCACGAG ctgaggaggacgaggacaaagAGGACGATTTCCGGGCCCCGCTGTACAAGACTGTGGAGATCAAGGGCATCCAGGTGCGCATGAAGTGGTGCGCGACCTGCCGCTTCTACCGCCCGCCGCGCTGCTCCCACTGCAGCGTCTGCGACAACTGCGTGGAG GAGTTCGACCACCACTGCCCCTGGGTCAACAACTGCATCGGGCGGCGCAACTACCGctacttcttcctcttcctgctgTCGCTCACCACGCACATCATGGGCGTCTTCGGCTTCGGGCTGCTCTACGTCCTGTACCAGGTGGAGGAGCTCTCCGGCGTCCGCATGGCCGTCAC GATGGTGGTGATGTGCGTGGCTGGGCTCTTCTTCATTCCCGTCGCTGGCCTGACAGGCTTCCATGTGGTGCTCGTGGCCAGGGGCCGCACTACCAACGAACAG GTGACAGGCAAGTTCCGCGGGGGCGTCAACCCCTTCACCAATGGTTGCTGTAAGAACGTCAGCCGGGtcctctgcagctccccagcacccag gtACCTTGGGCGCCCCAAGGCTGAGCAGACAGTGCTGGTGAGACCCCCGTTCCTGCGGCCCGAGGTGTCGGATGGACAGATCACTGTCAAGATCATGGACAATGGTATCCAGACAGAGCTGAAAAGGACAAAG TCCAAGGGGAGCCTGGAGGTGACGGAGAGCCAGTCTGCTGACGCCGAGCCGCCACCCCCACCTAAGCCCGACCTCAGCCGCTACACGGGCCTGAGGACACACTTAACCCTGGCCACCACTGAGG ACAGCGGCTTGCTAAGCAAGGACAGCCCCCCGACTCCCACCATGTACAAGTACCGGCCCGgttacagcagcagcagcagctcggcGGCCCTGCCCCACTCCACCAGTGCCAAG ctgAGCCGAGTGAACAGCCTGAAGGAGCCCAACTCCATCTGTGACAGCGGCCACAAGCCCAGCTACCGCTCAGAGCCAAGCCTGGAACCAGAGAGCTTCCGCTCACCCACCTTTGGCAAGAGCTTCCACTTTGACCCTCTCTCCAGTGGCTCCCGCTCCTCCAGCCTCAAGTCAGCCCAGGGCACGGGCTTTGAGACGGGCCACCTGCAGTCTATCCGCTCAGAGGGCACCACCTCCACCTCCTACAAGAGCCTGGTGAACCAGACGCGCAACGGCAGCCTCTCGTACGACAGCCTGCTCACGCCCTCCGACAGCCCCGACTTCGAGTCGGTGCAGGCGGGCCCGGAGCCCGAGCCGCCGGTGGGCTACACCTCGCCCTTCCTGTCGGCCCGCATCGCCCAGCAGCGAGAGACCGACCTGCACGGCCGCTTCGCCAGCGCTGCCTCCCCCAAGCACGCGGCGCCACGCGAGCCCTCGCCCGTGCGCTATGACAATCTCTCCCGCCACATCGTGGCCTCCATCCAGGAGCgggagaagctgctgcagcagccgccggccccgggccggGAGGAGGATGTGGGGCTGGCAGACTCGGGCATCCAGTCAACGCCGGGCTCCAGCAACGCCCCCCGCACCAGCTCCTCCTCGGACGATTCGAAGCGCTCGCCCCTGGGCAAGAACCCGCTCAcccgcccggccctgccccgcttCGGCAAGCCCGAGCCCCCCCCGGCTCTGCGGGTGCGCTCGCTGGGCTCCCCCGACCAGCCCGCCGCCCCCCACCTGGGCAAATCCGTGTCTTACAGCAGCCAAAAAACAGCCTCTCAGGCCGGCGGCCCCGAGACCGAGGAGGTGGCCTTGCAGCCCTTACTGGCACCAAA GGACGAGGTGCAGATGAGAACAGCCTACAGCAAGTCCAACGGGCAGCCCAAGAGCCTGGGCTCGGCCCcaccgggcccggggccggTGCCCCTCAGCAGCCCCACCCGCGGAGGTGTCAAGAAGGTCTCGGGTGTGGG